One Pelomicrobium methylotrophicum genomic window carries:
- the sat gene encoding sulfate adenylyltransferase, whose amino-acid sequence MPKLVNPHGGSDLKPLLLTGEAREEELKRAQSLPKVRLSSREKGDLIMLGIGGFTPLDGFMTRADWEGVCDGYKTASGLFWPIPITLSTDEVTAQSIRPGSEVALVDGETAAIMATMKVTEKYTIDKAHECMMVYKTTDVEHPGVKMVMEQGPVNLAGPVKVLSEGDFPTRYPGIYMTPAQTRAIFEEKGWATVAAFQTRNPMHRSHEYLAKIAIEVCDGVLIHSLLGNLKPGDIPAEVRARAIGVLIDNYFVKNTVVQAGYPLDMRYAGPREALLHAVFRQNYGCSHLIVGRDHAGVGSYYGPFDAHHIFDEIPRDALEIKPLKIDWTFWCYRCGGMASARTCPHEDKDRLLLSGTKLRKALSEGLEIPNEFSRPEVLAVLREYYASLKDEERVEVKLSGHSAR is encoded by the coding sequence ATGCCCAAGCTGGTGAACCCGCATGGGGGTTCGGATCTAAAGCCTTTATTGTTGACCGGCGAGGCCCGGGAGGAGGAGCTGAAGCGGGCTCAGAGTTTGCCCAAGGTCCGCCTCTCTTCCCGTGAGAAAGGCGATCTCATCATGCTCGGGATCGGCGGCTTCACGCCCCTGGATGGCTTCATGACCCGAGCCGACTGGGAGGGCGTCTGCGACGGCTACAAGACCGCAAGCGGCCTTTTCTGGCCCATTCCCATCACGCTCTCCACCGACGAGGTCACGGCGCAGAGCATTCGCCCCGGCTCGGAAGTGGCCCTGGTGGACGGAGAGACCGCCGCCATCATGGCGACCATGAAGGTCACCGAGAAGTACACCATCGACAAGGCGCACGAATGCATGATGGTGTACAAAACCACGGATGTGGAGCACCCCGGGGTGAAAATGGTGATGGAGCAGGGCCCCGTGAATCTGGCAGGTCCAGTGAAGGTGCTCTCCGAAGGTGACTTCCCCACCCGGTATCCGGGCATCTACATGACCCCTGCTCAAACCCGGGCGATCTTCGAGGAAAAGGGGTGGGCCACGGTGGCGGCCTTCCAGACCCGCAATCCCATGCACCGCTCCCACGAATATCTGGCCAAGATCGCCATTGAGGTCTGCGACGGCGTCCTGATCCACAGCCTGCTCGGCAACCTCAAGCCGGGGGACATTCCGGCAGAGGTGCGCGCGCGAGCCATCGGCGTGCTCATCGACAACTACTTCGTCAAGAACACGGTCGTCCAGGCGGGCTATCCTCTCGACATGCGCTACGCCGGCCCGCGAGAGGCACTGCTCCACGCCGTATTCCGTCAGAACTACGGCTGCTCCCACCTCATCGTGGGGCGAGACCATGCAGGGGTCGGCAGCTATTACGGTCCCTTCGACGCCCACCACATCTTCGACGAAATTCCCCGCGACGCGCTGGAGATCAAGCCGCTCAAGATCGACTGGACGTTCTGGTGCTACCGGTGCGGCGGCATGGCTTCCGCCCGCACCTGCCCGCACGAAGACAAGGACCGGCTGCTGCTGTCGGGGACGAAGCTGCGTAAGGCGCTCTCCGAAGGGCTGGAGATCCCGAACGAGTTCAGCCGGCCGGAAGTGCTTGCCGTCCTGCGCGAGTACTACGCTAGTCTGAAGGACGAGGAACGCGTAGAGGTCAAGCTCAGCGGGCACTCGGCCCGCTGA
- the aprB gene encoding adenylyl-sulfate reductase subunit beta codes for MPTYVRTDKCDGCKGQDKTACMYICPHDLMLLDKDGSLTGHPMKAFNQEPEQCWECYSCVKICPQNAIEVRHYADVVPLGASVQPLRGTDSIMWTIKFRNGTVKRFKFPIRTTPEGSIDPYANKPKANMAEIDDHSTLFTHGTHKCDMSQFIHSS; via the coding sequence ATGCCGACGTACGTGCGAACCGACAAATGCGACGGGTGCAAGGGACAGGACAAGACCGCCTGTATGTACATCTGCCCTCACGACCTGATGCTGCTCGACAAGGATGGCTCCCTCACCGGCCATCCGATGAAGGCGTTCAACCAGGAGCCGGAGCAGTGTTGGGAATGCTATTCCTGCGTCAAGATCTGCCCGCAAAACGCCATCGAGGTACGCCACTACGCCGACGTGGTACCACTGGGCGCATCGGTCCAGCCGCTGCGGGGCACGGATTCCATCATGTGGACCATCAAGTTCCGCAACGGGACCGTGAAGCGCTTCAAGTTCCCCATCCGCACCACGCCCGAGGGATCGATCGATCCCTACGCCAACAAGCCGAAGGCGAACATGGCGGAAATCGACGACCACAGCACGCTGTTCACCCATGGCACCCACAAGTGCGACATGAGCCAGTTCATCCATTCTTCATGA